CCGGTTCGGCCCGCTTGCCGAACCCGGTGTGCGACCAGCCGATGATCCGCGGTGTTTTGACCGCTCTGGTCACCTTTACCTCCTCGGAGTCGGTTCACCCGTGGCTGCTTCCAGCAGCCGGCACTGCACGACGTGCGCCTCGCGGAGCAGCAGTTCGGCGAGCTCGCGCTGGCGCTCCAGATTCAGGCGCTGCTCGATGGTGGCGATGCTCAGCGCGGCCCGGACGACCCCGTCGGCGTCGTGCACCGGCACACCGACCGCCCAGGAGCCGGGGAAAATCCGGCCGTCGTTGAGGGCGTAGCCGCGCTGCCGGGTCCGGGCGATGAGCCGGCGCAGCACGGGTTCGGACAGCAGCCGGTAGGCGCGCCCGAGGACCTCGGAATTGCGCCCGATCACCGCGTCGACCTCGGCATCGTCCAACGCCGCCAGGATCGCCAAGCTGCCCGCGCCCGCGCCCAGGGGATGGAAGTCGCCCGGTTGCAGCGCGTAGTTGCGGATGGGGGCCGAGGCGTCCTCGCGGTGCAGGCAAACCGAGTAGTCGTCGCGGCGCACGGTGAGAAAGGCGGCGTCG
The sequence above is a segment of the Saccharopolyspora phatthalungensis genome. Coding sequences within it:
- a CDS encoding IclR family transcriptional regulator, with amino-acid sequence MRSAAATSESVSRINTAPGDPLPGTQSAHRALLLLRLLGSEGGGTDRGVGLGELVSASGLRKPTVHRLLTALSHNGFVEQNPRTQRYHLGPESHVLGVLAAGRFGIHRLSLPSLAKLARLSSDAAFLTVRRDDYSVCLHREDASAPIRNYALQPGDFHPLGAGAGSLAILAALDDAEVDAVIGRNSEVLGRAYRLLSEPVLRRLIARTRQRGYALNDGRIFPGSWAVGVPVHDADGVVRAALSIATIEQRLNLERQRELAELLLREAHVVQCRLLEAATGEPTPRR